One window from the genome of Enterobacteriaceae bacterium Kacie_13 encodes:
- the feoA gene encoding ferrous iron transporter A: protein MQLQSQRAYKITGFSHEISPAFRQKLLSLGMLPGSFFNIIRVAPMGDPVQIETRRTSLVVRRKDLDLLKLEMLA from the coding sequence ATGCAACTTCAGTCACAACGTGCTTACAAAATTACCGGCTTTTCTCATGAAATCAGTCCGGCCTTTCGTCAGAAACTGCTGTCACTCGGCATGCTGCCGGGATCGTTCTTCAACATTATCCGCGTTGCACCGATGGGCGACCCGGTACAAATCGAGACCCGCCGCACCAGTCTGGTCGTGCGCAGGAAAGATCTCGATCTGCTCAAGCTCGAAATGCTGGCCTGA
- a CDS encoding alpha-2-macroglobulin family protein, translating into MDLLKFLLRLPFTLIRGVLRALAFIFGLLGRVIKPVVGNIDWRAPVWWTAMSGGLKRIFARMEGGVDKNPKAISLSILVLLCVAGAGVYGYHWWLNRPQPIEPAPMVYQETSVRVSGPEVVNYAAQKPAPQQVSFYFKNSVAPLTDVGKVVEKGVSLKPAAEGEWKWLSGYTLAFVPKNPLPMGTKYEVNFTPDVLLAPQIKLAVTKYEFTAPAFDYQLGEAEYYQDPQDPQKRSAIFNVKFNAPVDVASFEKQISLGLTEGKAKTESRLNYSVVYDQKKLNAWVHSEPLKSLDHGGAVHVTIGEGVKASVASNATTQARNGWVSVPTLYSLAVSEASAQVVDAEGSKGQRALIVGFSDAVKDKDIRRAVKVWLLPQHDPNDSQSATGPDDYASWDVQSVENNVLAQSTPLNIQLNDAESDYQPQFSFRFDAPAHRSMLVEIDNVLTSSGGYKMPEKVYRIVQVPDYPKSLQFMSQGSLLSVNGDKQISVAARNVPGMRLDIKRVIPSQLQHIVSFKSRQYSSAEFNRLNDEYFTEHFKYQTAVNNDKPGEVNYQGVDLSRYLSTDPASHRGVFLLTLSEWDPKKKEDKPATDDDGNQYEEGDQSGDDAPVGDSRFVVVTDLGIIAKRSQDKTRDVFVQSIHSGTPVSNAKVSVIAKNGVTLLSQTTGADGHVRFPALDVYTSERQPVMFLVEKEGDVSFLPADRDNDRGLDFSRFDVDGEITPNDPRTLSSYLFSDRGVYRPGDTFNIGLITRAAEWSNGLAGVPVRAEIHDPRDKLMSTIPLTLGASGFNELSYTTDENSPTGEWNVYLYLIGKDNESSTFLGHTSVNVKEFEPDQLKVKLQLTPERKQGWVKPSELQANIDVQNLFGTPAQDRRVASKLTLRPMYPSFDQFPEYAFYENRQNSDGFETELEDRTTDEKGGATIPLDLKSYADATYQLQLLSEAFVAGGGRSVSATARVLVSPYDYLVGVKPDGDLGYINHGAVRHLNVIAVDPTLKQIALPALKVALIEQKYISVLTKQDSGVYKYQSKMKEVQLSEQPLALTAQGNDLTLATDKPGDFVLVVEDAQGNVLNRIGYTVAGNANLSRSLDRNAELKLKLNQGEYLPGDEIEVSVNAPYTGSGLITIEKDKVYSWQWFHTDTTSSVQKIRVPAGMEGNGYINVQFVRDVNSDEIFMSPLSYGVMPFKISTKARQNSLQVHAPDVIKPGENLAMTVTTDGPQQVALFAVDEGILQVARYRLKDPLEYFFRKRELGVESSQILDLILPEFSKLMQLAAAPGGDGGEGLDLNVNPFKRKRDKPVAYWSGITEVNGQKQFDYQVPDYFNGKIRVMAISVTPDKIGKAQTSATVRDNFIMTPNVPSMVAPGDEFDVSVGVSNNLEGLNGKSVAIAVHLAVPPQLDVVGKADQSLSLAEKREGVINFRLRANAVPGDAPLVFEATYADKTSRRTISTSVRPAMPFRTQSVMGRMSGSSQNVDNLRQMFDAYAVRKAAVSNSPLVLTSGLSQYLADYPYYCSEQIVSRSIPMILEGLHPEMKGSLSQAETSKKLKDMLAILRSRQNDSGAIGLWRSSPETDPFVTPYVVQYLLEAKAAGVALPAGMLEEANAALRVLAANQNDDLYNLRLRAWAVYLLTRQGEITTSSLASVQDTLQQRYPDTWKTDLSAMYLASSYRMLKMDDEANTLLQPTWKQLSKAYDKGWWTQSYFDPLVQDATRLYLITRHFPEKVSAIPPQVLENMVRSLKEERYTTYSSAMSILALESYSAQVAAQATAPDALKITQISKNKNVEPQLISSVQGLFAKANFTADAKAIRMENGNDAPAWYVVTQAGYDLAAPKKAISRGLEITRDYTDEKGNPVTQVTLGQKINVHLKVRANSKEGQSNLAIVDLLPGGFEVVQQTPPEPEADSSDESSEADASASWQSPLAASGSTWAPDYSDIREDRVVIYGSASTDVQEFVYQIKATNTGSFVIPPAYGEAMYDREVQALSVSDKKLVVVPAADNK; encoded by the coding sequence ATGGATTTACTCAAATTTTTACTTCGTCTGCCTTTTACTTTGATAAGAGGCGTCCTGCGCGCGCTGGCCTTTATTTTCGGGCTGCTTGGTCGTGTCATTAAACCTGTTGTCGGCAACATCGACTGGCGTGCGCCGGTCTGGTGGACGGCAATGTCCGGCGGGCTGAAACGCATTTTTGCGCGTATGGAAGGCGGGGTGGATAAAAATCCGAAAGCCATCAGCCTGTCAATTTTGGTGTTGCTGTGCGTCGCGGGTGCAGGCGTTTATGGCTACCACTGGTGGTTAAACCGCCCGCAGCCGATCGAACCGGCACCGATGGTGTATCAGGAAACCAGCGTGCGCGTCAGCGGCCCGGAAGTGGTGAACTACGCCGCGCAAAAGCCGGCACCGCAGCAAGTGTCGTTTTACTTCAAAAACTCTGTCGCGCCGCTGACTGACGTCGGCAAAGTGGTCGAAAAAGGGGTTTCCCTGAAACCTGCCGCTGAAGGTGAGTGGAAATGGCTGAGCGGCTATACGTTAGCCTTCGTACCGAAAAATCCGCTGCCGATGGGCACCAAATATGAAGTGAATTTCACCCCCGATGTGCTGCTTGCCCCGCAGATCAAACTGGCGGTGACCAAGTATGAATTCACGGCGCCAGCGTTTGATTATCAGCTTGGTGAAGCCGAGTATTATCAGGACCCGCAGGATCCTCAGAAACGCAGCGCGATTTTTAACGTCAAATTCAATGCGCCGGTGGATGTTGCCAGCTTTGAGAAACAGATTTCTCTCGGCCTGACCGAAGGCAAAGCCAAAACCGAATCCAGACTCAACTACTCCGTGGTTTATGACCAGAAAAAACTCAATGCCTGGGTGCATTCCGAACCGCTGAAATCCCTCGATCACGGCGGTGCAGTGCATGTGACGATAGGTGAGGGCGTGAAAGCCTCGGTCGCGTCGAATGCCACCACGCAGGCGCGTAACGGCTGGGTTTCCGTGCCAACGCTCTATAGCCTGGCGGTCAGCGAAGCCAGTGCGCAGGTCGTGGACGCCGAAGGTTCGAAAGGTCAGCGAGCGTTGATCGTCGGGTTCAGTGATGCGGTGAAAGACAAAGATATCCGTCGTGCGGTAAAAGTCTGGCTGTTGCCGCAGCATGACCCGAATGATTCGCAATCTGCGACCGGCCCGGATGATTACGCCAGCTGGGATGTGCAGAGTGTGGAAAACAACGTGCTGGCGCAGTCCACACCGTTAAATATTCAGCTTAATGATGCCGAAAGCGATTATCAGCCACAGTTCAGTTTCCGCTTCGATGCGCCTGCGCATCGTTCCATGCTGGTGGAAATCGATAACGTGCTGACGTCCTCCGGCGGCTACAAAATGCCGGAAAAAGTCTACCGCATTGTACAGGTACCGGATTATCCGAAATCGCTGCAATTTATGTCGCAGGGTTCGCTGCTGTCGGTCAACGGTGATAAACAAATCAGCGTCGCGGCGCGCAATGTGCCGGGCATGCGTCTGGACATCAAACGTGTGATCCCAAGCCAGTTGCAACATATCGTTTCCTTCAAAAGCCGTCAGTACTCTTCGGCGGAATTTAACCGCCTGAACGACGAGTACTTCACCGAGCACTTTAAATACCAGACGGCGGTGAATAACGATAAACCGGGTGAAGTGAATTATCAGGGCGTCGATCTTTCCCGTTATCTTTCGACCGATCCGGCCTCCCATCGCGGCGTGTTCCTGCTGACGCTGTCAGAATGGGATCCGAAGAAGAAAGAAGATAAACCGGCCACCGATGACGATGGCAATCAGTATGAAGAGGGCGATCAGAGTGGGGACGACGCGCCGGTCGGCGATTCCCGCTTTGTGGTGGTTACCGATCTGGGCATTATTGCCAAGCGTTCGCAGGATAAAACCCGCGATGTGTTTGTGCAGTCGATTCACAGCGGTACGCCGGTCAGTAACGCCAAAGTGTCGGTGATTGCGAAAAACGGCGTGACGCTGCTTTCTCAAACTACCGGTGCCGACGGCCATGTGCGGTTCCCTGCGCTGGACGTTTATACCAGCGAACGTCAGCCGGTGATGTTCCTGGTGGAAAAAGAGGGCGATGTCTCCTTCCTGCCTGCCGATCGTGATAACGACCGCGGCCTCGACTTCTCACGTTTTGATGTCGACGGCGAAATCACCCCGAACGACCCGCGCACGCTGAGCAGCTACCTGTTCTCCGACCGCGGCGTTTACCGTCCGGGTGATACGTTCAATATTGGTCTGATCACCCGCGCCGCCGAGTGGAGCAATGGTCTGGCGGGCGTGCCGGTACGTGCAGAAATTCACGACCCGCGCGACAAGCTGATGAGCACTATTCCGCTGACGCTCGGTGCCAGTGGTTTCAACGAACTGAGCTACACCACTGACGAGAATTCGCCGACCGGCGAGTGGAACGTCTATCTGTATCTGATCGGCAAAGATAATGAATCTTCAACGTTCCTTGGGCATACCTCGGTGAACGTCAAAGAGTTCGAGCCGGATCAGCTGAAAGTTAAACTCCAGCTGACGCCGGAACGCAAACAGGGCTGGGTGAAACCTTCAGAATTACAAGCCAATATCGATGTGCAAAATCTATTCGGTACGCCTGCGCAGGATCGTCGTGTGGCCTCGAAACTGACGCTGCGCCCGATGTACCCGAGCTTCGATCAGTTCCCTGAATACGCGTTCTACGAGAATCGCCAGAACAGCGACGGTTTTGAAACAGAGCTGGAAGACCGTACCACCGATGAAAAAGGGGGCGCGACTATTCCGCTGGATCTGAAATCTTACGCCGATGCGACCTATCAGCTGCAACTCCTGTCGGAAGCCTTTGTGGCGGGCGGCGGGCGCTCTGTATCCGCTACCGCACGGGTCCTGGTGTCGCCGTATGATTATCTGGTCGGTGTGAAACCGGACGGCGATCTGGGGTACATCAACCACGGCGCGGTGCGTCATCTGAACGTGATTGCCGTTGACCCGACGCTGAAACAAATCGCCCTGCCTGCGCTGAAAGTGGCGCTGATCGAACAGAAATACATTTCTGTACTGACCAAACAGGATTCTGGCGTTTACAAATATCAGTCGAAAATGAAGGAAGTGCAGCTTTCAGAGCAGCCGCTAGCGCTGACCGCACAGGGCAATGACCTGACACTTGCAACCGATAAGCCGGGTGATTTCGTGCTGGTCGTCGAAGATGCGCAGGGCAACGTTCTAAATCGCATCGGTTATACCGTCGCCGGTAACGCCAACCTCAGCCGTTCGCTGGACAGAAACGCCGAGCTGAAGCTGAAACTGAATCAGGGCGAATATCTGCCGGGCGATGAAATCGAAGTGTCAGTCAACGCGCCTTACACCGGCAGCGGTCTCATTACCATTGAGAAAGACAAAGTCTACAGCTGGCAGTGGTTCCACACCGATACCACCAGTTCGGTACAGAAAATTCGCGTACCGGCGGGCATGGAAGGCAACGGCTACATCAACGTACAGTTCGTGCGTGATGTTAATTCTGATGAAATTTTCATGAGTCCGCTGAGCTACGGTGTGATGCCGTTCAAAATCAGCACCAAGGCGCGTCAAAACTCTCTGCAAGTCCATGCGCCGGACGTGATCAAACCGGGTGAGAATCTGGCGATGACGGTCACGACCGACGGTCCGCAGCAGGTCGCGTTGTTTGCCGTGGATGAGGGCATCTTGCAGGTGGCTCGTTATCGCCTGAAAGATCCTCTGGAGTATTTCTTCCGCAAGCGTGAACTGGGCGTGGAAAGCTCGCAAATTCTCGACCTGATCCTGCCGGAGTTCAGCAAGCTGATGCAGCTGGCGGCGGCACCGGGCGGTGACGGCGGCGAAGGGCTGGATCTGAACGTCAATCCGTTCAAACGCAAACGCGATAAGCCGGTGGCCTACTGGTCTGGCATCACTGAAGTCAACGGCCAGAAGCAGTTCGATTATCAGGTACCAGATTATTTCAACGGTAAAATCCGCGTAATGGCAATCTCCGTCACGCCGGACAAAATCGGCAAAGCGCAGACGTCTGCCACCGTGCGTGACAACTTCATCATGACGCCGAACGTGCCGTCGATGGTGGCGCCGGGCGATGAGTTTGACGTCAGCGTGGGCGTGAGTAATAACCTCGAAGGGCTGAATGGCAAGAGCGTGGCGATCGCCGTGCATCTGGCCGTACCGCCGCAACTGGACGTGGTCGGCAAAGCGGATCAGAGCCTGTCGCTGGCAGAAAAACGCGAGGGCGTGATTAACTTCCGTCTGCGCGCCAACGCCGTTCCTGGCGATGCGCCGCTGGTGTTTGAAGCGACCTATGCAGATAAAACCAGCCGCCGCACCATCAGTACGTCGGTGCGTCCGGCGATGCCGTTCCGCACGCAGTCCGTTATGGGCCGCATGAGCGGCAGCAGCCAGAACGTCGATAATCTGCGTCAAATGTTTGATGCCTACGCGGTACGTAAGGCAGCGGTCTCCAATTCACCGCTGGTGCTGACCAGCGGACTGTCACAGTATCTGGCGGATTATCCGTACTACTGTTCTGAGCAGATTGTCAGCCGTTCGATTCCGATGATCCTCGAAGGTCTGCATCCGGAGATGAAAGGCAGCCTGAGCCAGGCCGAGACCAGCAAAAAACTGAAAGACATGCTGGCCATCCTGCGCTCGCGTCAAAACGACAGTGGCGCGATTGGCCTGTGGCGTTCGTCGCCGGAAACCGATCCGTTCGTCACGCCTTACGTGGTGCAATATCTGCTGGAAGCCAAAGCGGCGGGTGTGGCATTACCGGCCGGCATGCTTGAAGAAGCCAATGCGGCGCTGCGCGTGCTGGCGGCAAATCAGAATGACGATTTGTATAATCTGCGTCTGCGCGCATGGGCGGTGTATCTGCTGACGCGTCAGGGTGAAATCACCACCAGTTCATTGGCGTCGGTGCAGGATACGCTGCAACAACGTTATCCGGACACGTGGAAAACCGATCTCAGTGCGATGTATCTGGCCTCGTCTTACCGCATGCTGAAAATGGATGATGAAGCCAATACGCTGTTGCAGCCGACGTGGAAACAGCTGAGCAAGGCGTACGACAAAGGCTGGTGGACGCAGAGTTACTTCGACCCGCTGGTGCAGGACGCGACGCGGCTGTATCTGATTACCCGTCACTTCCCAGAAAAAGTGTCGGCGATCCCGCCACAGGTATTGGAAAACATGGTCCGGTCGCTGAAAGAAGAGCGTTACACCACGTATTCCTCTGCGATGAGTATTCTGGCGCTGGAGAGTTATTCCGCACAGGTCGCGGCGCAGGCAACTGCACCAGATGCGCTGAAAATCACGCAGATCAGCAAAAACAAAAATGTTGAACCGCAGCTGATTTCAAGCGTTCAGGGGCTGTTTGCCAAAGCCAATTTCACTGCCGATGCCAAAGCCATTCGGATGGAAAACGGTAACGATGCGCCCGCCTGGTATGTGGTCACTCAGGCTGGTTACGATCTGGCGGCACCTAAAAAAGCCATCTCGCGCGGTTTGGAAATCACCCGTGATTACACCGACGAAAAAGGCAATCCGGTCACGCAGGTGACGCTGGGGCAGAAGATCAATGTACACCTGAAGGTTCGCGCTAATTCGAAAGAAGGGCAGAGCAATCTCGCGATTGTCGATTTGCTGCCGGGCGGATTTGAAGTGGTACAACAGACGCCACCGGAACCGGAAGCTGACAGCAGTGACGAAAGCAGTGAGGCCGATGCGTCGGCGTCCTGGCAGTCACCGCTGGCCGCATCGGGCTCGACGTGGGCGCCGGACTACAGTGATATTCGCGAAGATCGCGTGGTCATTTACGGCAGCGCCAGTACCGACGTGCAGGAGTTTGTGTATCAGATCAAAGCCACCAACACCGGTAGCTTTGTGATCCCGCCAGCGTATGGCGAGGCGATGTACGACCGCGAAGTTCAGGCATTGTCGGTCAGTGATAAAAAACTGGTTGTCGTGCCTGCGGCTGACAATAAATAA
- a CDS encoding S1 RNA-binding domain-containing protein gives MNDQLSRIIASELQVRPEQVASVVRLLDEGNTVPFIARYRKEVTGGLDDTQLRQLDTRLGYLRELEDRRQTILKSIEEQGKLSDSLAKAINTTLSKTELEDLYLPFKPKRRTRGQIAIEAGLEPLAELLWNDPQNEPDATAAKFVDAEKGVADTKAALDGARYILMERFAEDAALLAKVRDYLWKNAHLTSRMVEGKAQEGAKFSDYFDHHEPIAKVPSHRALAMFRGRNEGVLQLALNADPQHDEPPKESYAEQLIIDHLGLRLNNAPADVWRRAVVNWTWRIKVLLHLETELMGTVRERAEDEAINVFARNMHDLLMTAPAGMRATMGLDPGLRTGVKVAVVDNTGKLVGIDTVYPHTGQAAKAAQQVAALCIKHNVELVAIGNGTASRETERFFIELQKQFPAVKAQKVIVSEAGASVYSASELAALEFPDLDVSIRGAVSIARRLQDPLAELVKIDPKSIGVGQYQHDVSQSQLAKKLDTVVEDCVNAVGVDLNTASVPLLTRVAGLTRMMAQNIVNWRDENGQFRNREQLLKVSRLGPKAFEQCAGFLRINQGDNPLDASTVHPETYPVVERILAATQLALKDLMGDSNALRGLKASEFTDDRFGVPTVTDIIKELEKPGHDPRPEFKTATFADGVETMNDLMPGMILEGSVTNVTNFGAFVDIGVHQDGLVHISSLANKFVEDPHTVVKAGDIVKVKVMEVDLQRKRIALTMRLDEQPGEAPGRRASAPAAGDNREGQKRPAQNKPAGRNAAPAGNNAMADALAAALGKKR, from the coding sequence ATGAATGATCAACTGAGCCGCATTATCGCAAGTGAATTGCAGGTTCGCCCGGAGCAAGTTGCTTCCGTGGTGCGCTTGCTGGATGAAGGTAATACCGTGCCGTTTATTGCGCGGTATCGTAAGGAAGTCACCGGTGGGTTGGATGATACCCAGCTGCGTCAGTTGGACACCCGTCTGGGCTATCTGCGTGAACTGGAAGACCGCCGACAGACTATCCTCAAATCCATCGAGGAACAGGGTAAACTGAGCGACAGTCTGGCGAAAGCGATCAACACCACGCTGAGCAAAACCGAGCTGGAAGACCTTTACCTGCCCTTCAAACCGAAGCGCCGCACGCGCGGGCAAATCGCTATCGAAGCCGGACTGGAGCCACTGGCAGAATTGCTGTGGAACGATCCGCAAAACGAGCCTGACGCGACGGCTGCAAAATTTGTCGATGCTGAAAAAGGTGTCGCCGACACTAAAGCCGCACTGGACGGCGCGCGCTACATCCTGATGGAACGTTTCGCAGAAGATGCCGCGCTGCTGGCGAAAGTCCGCGACTACCTGTGGAAAAATGCCCATCTGACTTCGCGAATGGTTGAAGGCAAAGCGCAGGAAGGCGCAAAATTCAGCGACTATTTCGATCATCACGAACCGATTGCCAAAGTCCCGTCGCACCGTGCGCTGGCGATGTTCCGTGGCCGCAACGAAGGCGTCTTACAGCTGGCGCTGAATGCCGATCCGCAGCACGACGAACCGCCGAAAGAGAGCTATGCAGAACAGCTGATCATCGATCATCTGGGCCTGCGCCTCAACAACGCACCGGCTGATGTCTGGCGCCGTGCGGTGGTTAACTGGACCTGGCGCATTAAAGTGTTGCTGCACCTTGAAACCGAGCTGATGGGCACCGTGCGAGAACGCGCCGAAGACGAAGCGATTAACGTTTTCGCCCGTAATATGCACGATCTGCTGATGACCGCCCCGGCGGGTATGCGCGCCACGATGGGTCTCGATCCGGGTCTGCGTACCGGTGTGAAAGTCGCGGTTGTGGATAACACCGGCAAACTGGTGGGTATCGATACCGTTTATCCACACACTGGTCAGGCTGCGAAAGCCGCCCAGCAGGTCGCGGCACTGTGCATCAAACATAACGTCGAGCTGGTGGCGATCGGCAACGGGACTGCATCGCGCGAAACCGAACGTTTCTTCATTGAGCTGCAAAAACAGTTCCCGGCGGTAAAAGCGCAGAAAGTTATCGTCAGCGAAGCCGGGGCATCAGTCTATTCCGCCTCCGAACTGGCGGCGCTGGAATTCCCGGATCTCGACGTATCCATTCGTGGTGCGGTGTCTATCGCCCGTCGTTTGCAGGATCCGCTGGCCGAGCTGGTGAAAATCGATCCTAAATCCATCGGTGTCGGTCAGTATCAGCACGATGTCAGCCAGTCACAGCTGGCGAAAAAGCTCGATACCGTGGTGGAAGACTGCGTGAACGCCGTGGGTGTGGATCTCAACACCGCGTCCGTGCCGCTGCTGACCCGCGTTGCCGGTCTGACCCGCATGATGGCGCAGAATATCGTCAACTGGCGTGATGAGAATGGTCAGTTCCGCAATCGTGAACAGCTGCTGAAAGTCAGCCGTCTGGGGCCGAAAGCCTTCGAACAGTGTGCGGGCTTCCTGCGCATCAACCAGGGTGATAACCCGCTCGACGCCTCAACGGTTCACCCGGAAACATATCCGGTGGTGGAGCGCATACTGGCGGCGACGCAGCTGGCGCTGAAAGATCTAATGGGCGACTCGAATGCGCTGCGCGGCCTGAAAGCCAGCGAATTCACCGATGATAGATTTGGTGTGCCGACCGTCACTGACATCATCAAAGAGCTGGAAAAACCGGGGCACGATCCGCGCCCTGAGTTTAAAACCGCGACTTTTGCCGATGGCGTGGAAACCATGAACGACCTGATGCCGGGCATGATCCTTGAAGGCTCGGTCACTAACGTCACTAACTTCGGTGCGTTCGTCGATATCGGCGTTCATCAGGACGGGCTGGTGCACATCTCATCTCTGGCCAACAAATTCGTCGAAGATCCCCACACGGTGGTGAAAGCCGGCGATATCGTTAAAGTCAAAGTGATGGAAGTCGATCTGCAACGCAAACGTATCGCGCTGACCATGCGTCTGGACGAGCAACCGGGAGAAGCGCCGGGACGACGCGCCTCCGCGCCTGCCGCAGGGGACAACCGCGAAGGTCAGAAACGTCCGGCGCAAAACAAACCGGCGGGACGCAATGCGGCTCCGGCGGGCAATAATGCAATGGCCGATGCACTTGCTGCCGCATTGGGTAAAAAACGCTAA
- the greB gene encoding transcription elongation factor GreB produces the protein MKTKLITREGYDKLKTELDFLWREERPEVTKKVTWAASLGDRSENADYQYNKKRLREIDRRIRYLTKCMEQLRIVDYSPQQDGKVFFGAWVEVENDDGDIKRFRIVGYDEIFGRKDYISIDSPMARALLKKEVGDSLVVTTPVGDATWYVNNIEYVK, from the coding sequence ATGAAGACCAAACTCATAACCCGCGAAGGCTACGACAAACTCAAAACTGAGCTGGACTTTCTGTGGCGCGAAGAACGTCCGGAAGTCACCAAAAAGGTCACCTGGGCCGCCAGTCTGGGCGATCGCAGCGAAAATGCCGATTACCAGTACAACAAAAAGCGCCTGCGTGAGATCGACCGCCGCATCCGCTATCTGACCAAATGCATGGAACAGCTGCGCATTGTCGATTACTCGCCGCAGCAGGACGGCAAAGTGTTCTTTGGCGCATGGGTAGAAGTGGAAAACGACGACGGCGACATCAAGCGTTTTCGCATCGTTGGCTATGACGAAATCTTTGGCCGCAAAGACTATATTTCTATCGACTCCCCGATGGCGCGTGCGCTGCTGAAAAAGGAAGTCGGTGACAGTCTGGTGGTCACCACGCCCGTCGGTGACGCCACCTGGTACGTCAATAACATTGAATACGTTAAATGA